A genomic stretch from Vanrija pseudolonga chromosome 6, complete sequence includes:
- the uck1 gene encoding UMP-CMP kinase, producing the protein MPAAFDPKLITVVFVLGGPGVGKGTQSALLVEDYGFKHLSAGDLLRAEQAREGSKYGELIRNNIKEGLIVPMEVTLKLVEQAINEAIAAPPSFPEGSHLAAGWQNGKGRFLIDGFPRQMDQALAFDEQVVPSAFVLYFATSEDVMVTRVMHRALTSGRADDNEESLRKRFRTFKETSLPVIDYYIEKNHVEVINGTPPIPEVYASVKAAVVKRLGADF; encoded by the exons atgcccGCTGCTTTTGACCCCAAGCTCATCaccgtcgtcttcgtcctcggcggccctGGTGTCG GCAAGGGCACTCAGtctgccctcctcgtcgaggactACGGCTTCAAGCACCTCTCGG CCGGTGACCTCCTCCGCGCTGAGCAGGCTCGCGAGGGCTCAAAGTACGGCGAGCTCATCCGCAACAACATCAAGGAGGGTCTCATCGTCCCCATGGAGGTTACGCTcaag ctcgtcgagcaggccatCAACGAGGCCATCGCCGCGCCCCCATCGTTCCCCGAGGGctcgcacctcgccgccggctggcAGAACGGCAAGGGCCGCTTCCTCATTGACGGCTTCCCCCGCCAGATGGACCAGGCCCTTGCGTtcgacgagcaggtcgtccCCTCGGCCTTTGTCCTCTACTTTGCCACCTCGGAGGACGTCATGGTCACTCGTGTCATGCACCGTGCCCTCACCTCTGGCCgtgccgacgacaacgaggagTCGCTCAGGAAGCGCTTCC gcACCTTCAAGGAGACTTCCCTCCCCGTCATCGACTACTACATTGAGAAGAACCACGTCGAGGTCATCAACGGTACTCCCCCCATCCCCGAGGTCTACGCTtccgtcaaggccgccgtcgtcaagcgcCTCGGTGCCGACTTTTAA